Proteins from a genomic interval of Oncorhynchus clarkii lewisi isolate Uvic-CL-2024 chromosome 13, UVic_Ocla_1.0, whole genome shotgun sequence:
- the LOC139364908 gene encoding transcription activator BRG1 isoform X3 has product MSTPDPPMGGTPRPGPSPGPGPSPGAMMGPSPSPGSAHGMMGPSPGPPASGHSHPQQGPSGYPQENMHQMHKPMEGMHEKGMSDDPRYGPMKSMGMRPGGGHIGMGPPPSPMDQHSQGYPSPLGGSEHSPSPVPANGPPPGPMMPSGPGVPMEGGDPQAMGQQNRIGVPGPSGGSGPGGPTPFNQNQLHQLRAQIMAYKMLARSQPLPDHLQMAVQGKRPMPGMQQQPGMPNMPPSSGPGAGPGQPPANYNRPHGMVGPNMPPPGPSGVPPGMQGQPTNGPPKQWPEGPMVNAAAPSSAPQKLIPPQPTGRPSPAPPSVPPAASPVMPPQTQSPGQPPQPPPMVLHQKQNRITPIQKPRGLDPVEILQEREYRLQARITHRIQELEHLPGSLAGDLRTKANIELKALRLLNFQRQLRQEVVVCMRRDTALETALNAKAYKRSKRQSLREARITEKLEKQQKIEQERKRRQKHQEYLNSILQHAKDFKEYHRSITAKLQKATKAVATYHANTEREQKKENERIEKERMRRLMAEDEEGYRKLIDQKKDKRLAYLLQQTDEYVANLTDLVRAHKADQALKDKKKKKKKKKKPESGEGQPPALGPDGEPLDETSQMSDLPVKVIHVDSGKILTGLDAPRAGQLDTWLEMNPGYEVAPRSDSEDSGSEEEEEEEVEPQPSQAPTEEKKKIPDPDTEDVSEVDARYIIEGAKQDVDDEYNSAEAAFARGLQSYYAVAHAVTETVDKQSTLLVNGQLKHYQIKGLEWLVSLYNNNLNGILADEMGLGKTIQTIGLITYLMEHKRINGPFLIIVPLSTLSNWVYEFDKWAPTVVKVSYKGSPQARRAFLPILRSGKFNVLLTTYEYIIKDKQVLAKLRWKYMIVDEGHRMKNHHCKLTVVLNTHYLAPRRLLLTGTPLQNKLPELWALLNFLLPTIFKSCTTFEQWFNAPFAMTGEKVDLNEEETILIIRRLHKVLRPFLLRRLKKEVESQLPEKVEYVIKCDMSALQRVLYRHMQAKGVLLTDGSEKDKKGKGGTKTLMNTIMQLRKICNHPYMFQQIEESFSEHLGFTGGVVSGPDLYRAAGKFELLDRILPKLMVTDHKVLLFCQMTSTMTIMEDYFGWRNFKYLRLDGTTKAEDRGMLLKTFNDPASKYFVFLLSTRAGGLGLNLQSADTVVIFDSDWNPHQDLQAQDRAHRIGQRNEVRVLRLCTVQSVEEKILAAAKYKLNVDQKVIQAGMFDQKSSSHERRAFLQAILEHEEQDEVGAPGGWRAGGALEEDEVPDDETVNQMIARSEEEFDQFMRMDLDRRREDARNPKRKPRLMEDDELPTWILKDDAEVERLTCEEEEEKMFGRGSRQRKEVDYSDSLTEKQWLKAIEDGNLEDLEEEVRHKKTTRKRKRDRDDMPGPATPSSSGGGGGRSRDKDEEVKKAKKRGRPPAEKLSPNPPSLTKKMKKVVDTVIKYKDGNGRQLSEVFIQLPSRKELPEYYELIRKPVDFRKIKERIRSHKYRSLNDLEKDVMLLCSNAQTFNLEGSLIYEDSIVLQSVFTSVRQKIEKEKEEESEGEDSEEEEEEEVDEGSESESRSVKVKIKLGRKEKEGRGKGQRRRGRGSRAKPVVSDDDSEEEQEEAGSASGSEEN; this is encoded by the exons ATGTCCACCCCAGACCCCCCCATGGGAGGGACGCCTCGGCCGGGCCCCTCCCCAGGACCGGGGCCTTCTCCAGGAGCAATGATGGGCCCCAGCCCTTCCCCGGGCTCTGCTCATGGCATGATGGGACCCAGCCCAGGTCCCCCAGCCTCTGGGCACTCCCACCCACAACAGGGGCCCTCAGGATATCCTCAGGAGAATATGCATCAGATGCACAAA CCTATGGAAGGCATGCATGAGAAGGGCATGTCTGATGACCCTCGCTATGGACCGATGAAGAGCATGGGCATGAGACCAGGTGGAGGCCACATTGGAATGGGACCCCCTCCTAGCCCCATGGACCAACATTCCCAAG GCTACCCCTCTCCACTGGGGGGTTCTGAGCACTCTCCCAGCCCCGTGCCAGCCAACGGCCCTCCCCCCGGCCCCATGATGCCCTCTGGCCCAGGTGTCCCCATGGAGGGAGGTGACCCCCAGGCCATGGGCCAGCAGAACCGCATTGGGGTCCCAGGTCCGAGTGGTGGTTCTGGGCCAGGTGGACCCACCCCCTTCAACCAAAACCAGCTACACCAGCTCAGGGCCCAGATCATGGCCTACAAGATGCTGGCTCGCAGCCAGCCCCTGCCAGACCACCTGCAGATGGCCGTGCAGGGCAAGAGGCCCATGCCAGGGATGCAGCAGCAGCCAGGGATGCCCAACATGCCCCCTTCCTCTGGGCCTGGAGCGGGGCCTGGACAGCCACCAGCAAACTACAACAGACCTCATG GAATGGTAGGCCCAAACATGCCTCCTCCAGGACCCTCAGGTGTTCCCCCTGGTATGCAGGGCCAGCCCACCAATGGACCCCCTAAACAATGGCCCGAAG GGCCCATGGTGAATGCTGCTGCTCCATCCAGTGCCCCCCAGAAGCTGATTCCCCCTCAGCCCACTGGGAGACCCTCCCCTGCTCCCCCCTCCGTGCCCCCTGCTGCCTCCCCGGTCATGCCCCCCCAGACCCAGTCCCCTGGGCAGCCTCCCCAGCCCCCACCCATGGTGCTGCACCAGAAACAGAACCGCATCACGCCCATCCAGAAGCCCCGTGGCCTGGACCCAGTGGAGATCCTCCAGGAGAGAGAGTACAGGCTGCAGGCTCGTATCACTCACCGTATCCAGGAGCTGGAGCATCTACCAGGGTCTCTGGCCGGAGACCTGCGCACCAAAGCCAACATCGAGCTCAAGGCCCTGAGGCTGCTAAATTTCCAGAGACAGCTGCGTCAGGAGGTAGTGGTGTGTATGCGTCGTGACACGGCCCTGGAGACGGCCCTCAACGCTAAGGCCTACAAGCGCAGCAAGCGGCAGTCCCTCCGTGAGGCCCGCATCACAGAGAAACTGGAAAAGCAACAGAAGATTGAACAGGAGCGCAAACGACGCCAGAAACACCAG GAATACCTTAACAGCATCCTGCAGCATGCTAAAGACTTCAAGGAGTACCACCGCTCCATCACAGCCAAGCTCCAGAAGGCCACCAAAGCTGTGGCCACGTACCACGCCAACACTGAGCGCGAGCAGAAGAAGGAGAATGAGCGCATTgagaaggagagaatgaggaggCTGATG GCGGAAGATGAGGAGGGCTACCGTAAGCTGATTGACCAGAAGAAAGACAAGCGCCTGGCCTACCTGCTGCAGCAGACAGACGAGTACGTGGCCAACCTTACTGATCTGGTCAGAGCCCACAAGGCTGATCAGGCCCTCAaggataagaagaagaagaaaaagaagaagaagaag CCAGAGAGTGGGGAGGGCCAGCCTCCTGCCCTGGGACCCGACGGAGAG CCTCTGGATGAGACCAGTCAGATGAGTGACCTGCCTGTGAAGGTGATCCATGTAGATAGTGGGAAGATCCTGACGGGGCTGGATGCGCCCCGGGCTGGCCAGCTGGACACCTGGCTGGAGATGAACCCTGG GTATGAAGTGGCCCCTCGTTCAGACAGCGAGGACAGTggctcagaggaagaggag gaggaagaggtggagccCCAGCCCTCCCAGGCTCCCACCGAGGAGAAAAAGAAGATCCCAGACCCCGACACAGAGGACGTGTCCGAGGTCGACGCCCGCTACATCATCGAGGGAGCCAAGCAGGATGTGGATGATGAGTATAACAGTGCCGAGGCGGCGTTCGCCCGAGGTCTGCAGTCATACTATGCTGTGGCCCACGCCGTCACTGAGACAGTGGACAAACAGTCCACGCTGCTGGTCAACGGGCAGCTCAAACATTACCAG ATCAAGGGCTTGGAGTGGCTGGTGTCCCTGTACAACAACAACCTGAATGGGATCCTGGCTGATGAGATGGGTCTGGGCAAGACCATCCAGACCATCGGCCTCATCACCTACCTCATGGAGCACAAGCGCATCAACGGCCCCTTCCTCATCATCGTGCCCCTCTC AACGCTGTCCAACTGGGTGTATGAGTTTGATAAGTGGGCTCCAACGGTGGTGAAAGTCTCTTACAAA GGCTCCCCACAAGCTCGCCGGGCATTCCTCCCCATCCTGCGCAGCGGCAAGTTCAACGTACTGCTCACCACCTACGAGTACATCATCAAAGACAAGCAAGTGCTGGCTAAG CTGCGATGGAAGTACATGATAGTGGACGAGGGCCACCGTATGAAAAACCACCACTGTAAGCTGACTGTGGTTCTGAACACCCACTACCTGGCCCCGCGGCGTCTGCTGCTGACCGGCACCCCGCTGCAGAACAAGCTGCCGGAGCTCTGGGCCCTGCTCAACTTCCTGCTGCCGACCATCTTCAAGTCCTGCACAACCTTCGAGCAGTGGTTCAACGCCCCCTTCGCCATGACCGGAGAGAAG GTGGATCTGAACGAGGAAGAGACCATCCTGATTATCCGTCGTTTGCACAAAGTGCTCCGTCCCTTCCTGCTGCGCAGACTGAAAAAGGAAGTGGAGTCCCAGCTGCCTGAGAAG gTGGAGTATGTGATCAAGTGTGACATGTCGGCCCTGCAGAGAGTGCTGTACAGACACATGCAGGCTAAGGGTGTGCTGCTCACCGACGGCTCTGAGAAAGACAAGAAG GGTAAAGGAGGCACCAAGACCCTGATGAACACCATCATGCAGCTGAGGAAGATCTGTAACCATCCCTACATGTTCCAGCAGATCGAG GAGTCCTTCTCTGAGCATTTGGGATTCACTGGAGGCGTAGTGTCTGG ACCTGATCTGTACCGTGCCGCTGGGAAGTTTGAGCTGCTAGACCGTATCCTGCCCAAGCTGATGGTCACCGACCACAAGGTCCTGCTCTTCTGTCAGATGACTTCCACCATGACCATCATGGAGGACTACTTTGGCTGGCGCAACTTTAAGTACCTGCGTCTGGACG GAACCACTAAGGCTGAGGATCGTGGGATGCTTTTGAAGACCTTCAATGACCCCGCCTCTAAGTACTTTGTGTTCCTGCTCAGCACCAGGGCCGGCGGGCTGGGCCTCAACCTTCAGTCTGCTGACACTGTGGTCATCTTTGACTCCGACTGGAACCCACATCAG GATCTGCAGGCCCAGGACAGAGCCCACCGTATCGGGCAGCGGAACGAGGTGCGTGTGTTGCGTCTCTGCACCGTTCAAAGTGTGGAGGAGAAGATCCTGGCGGCGGCCAAGTACAAGCTGAACGTGGACCAGAAGGTCATCCAGGCCGGCATGTTCGACCAGAAGTCGTCGAGTCACGAGCGCCGTGCCTTCCTGCAGGCCATCCTGGAGCATGAGGAACAGGACGAGGTCGGGGCCCCGGGGGGCTGGCGCGCTGGGGGGGCGTTG GAGGAGGACGAGGTGCCTGATGATGAGACCGTCAACCAGATGATTGCCAGGAGCGAAGAGGAGTTTGACCAGTTCATG CGTATGGACCTGGACCGGCGCCGCGAGGACGCCCGCAACCCCAAGAGAAAGCCCCGTCTGATGGAGGATGACGAGCTGCCCACCTGGATCCTAAAGGATGATGCCGAGGTGGAGAGGCTCacctgtgaggaggaggaggagaagatgttTGGTCGCGGCTCTCGCCAGCGCAAGGAGGTGGACTACAGCGACTCACTCACAGAGAAGCAGTGGCTCAAG GCCATAGAGGACGGTAATCTGGAGGACCTTGAGGAGGAGGTGCGTCACAAGAAGACGACCCGGAAGCGCAAGCGAGACCGCGACGACATGCCCGGCCCGGCCACACCCAGCTCCAGCGGTGGTGGCGGTGGTCGCAGCCGTGACAAGGATGAGGAGGTCAAGAAGGCCAAGAAACGCGGGCGCCCTCCGGCTGAAAAACTGTCCCCTAACCCCCCATCCCTCACCAAGAAGATGAAGAAGGTGGTGGACACTGTCATCAAGTACAAGGACGG CAATGGGCGCCAGCTGAGTGAAGTCTTCATCCAGCTGCCCTCCCGCAAGGAGCTGCCTGAGTACTACGAGCTCATCCGCAAGCCTGTCGACTTCAGGAAGATTAAG GAGAGGATCCGCAGCCATAAGTACCGCAGCCTGAATGACCTGGAGAAGGATGTGATGCTGCTGTGTAGTAACGCTCAGACCTTCAACCTGGAGGGCTCTCTG ATCTATGAGGACTCCATCGTACTGCAGTCAGTCTTCACCAGTGTCAGGCAGAAGATTgaaaaggagaaggaggaggagagtgagggagaggacagtgaggaggaagaagaggaggaggtggacgaAGGCTCTGAGTCTGAAT CTCGTTCAGTGAAGGTGAAGATTAAGCtggggaggaaggagaaggagggcaGAGGGAAGGGCCAGCGCCGGAGGGGCCGTGGCTCCCGGGCCAAACCTGTAGTGAGCGATGACGACAgcgaggaggaacaggaggag GCGGGTTCTGCCAGCGGCAGTGAGGAGAACTGA